The genomic window ACCAGAAACATTTAAAACGAGTATACTAAGAgaactttttaactaaaaatttcatCTGAATAGAATCCTGGACATATTAGTTTTACATTTAGCAGAAGACAAATTTGTAATAGCCTTCAAAGCCAAGGTTTAggctatttttttctaatagcaACAAAACGAACCTATTTGTGATTGTGATccaatccctatccctattatattatgaatgtgaaagtaagcatgtttgtttgtttgttgcgcTTTCAAGCAAAagctaccgaatggatttgaatgagtttgtaaaacaatatagttcatacatcagaataacacatgagctataatttataaagatatatttaaaaaaaaaaattaaatatattaaattaaatttgacattttactgaTCCACcaatgatcatcattttttacctaaattaaaaatttctgtaaaaatttaatttatgttttctgATAAActcttaaacttaaaaaaaattgaaaactgtgcataatttagctgtgtaaaacaattcctttgagtgttatggaagttggataagtgagatcaagagaaaTGGAAACTATAAAACGGTGGTTTATACTTTTAAGCCAAGTGAAGCGttcgggtatcaagctagtagattataaatagaaatatttaattaaataattaaaaataaatagtgatATCTTCTAATAGAAGACATATTTTAGATACATTTTTCGAATATCACTTAAACGGTATATTAAAGATTTCATTGACGTCATTGTGCCGAAACTGTTATGTACtttctgtattaaaaaaaaagaaaacagttCAATTACGCTTACTATTagtattactattttattttatggctttattgcataaaatataattttattccttATGTAAAAAAGTCagatgtacaaaaaaattttttttccttaactTTTTTGTGGTAACTTTTTTAGTGGAGCCCGTAGGCTTATTTTGAATATTCTATAAAACTGCACTTTCAACGTAATTGATACCAAATTATTTCTGATGATAATTAATATCTGCATATAGAAAATCTCATTTGTCAttcaaagtataataattttttttttagtctgaCAATGTTCAATAATCATTCATACCTCCTGATATTTATACTTAAGCAGTAAACTATATGTCTAAAGAATGATTTAgcaattaattgaattaattatatatctTCATAAGGAAAATCTGATTTGTCAttcaaactataataatattttcaaatcttaCAATGTTTAATACTCGTGCATGCGTcctgatatttaaatttaagtagttAATTATATCTTTCAAGAATGATTAAGCAATTAACTGAATTAATTATCTTagctatgaaaaaatttgtttatttttaggacttaatttttaacagttatttACATAAACTAATCAAATAATTATGAGTcgagttttaaattttactattttaatttatgtatttggGTGTTTTTTTACGTGGAAAAAGCTATTAATGGAACAAATTCATAGCTGCCTTTCGGCCtccatttgatttaattttcaaaatttatcacagaaagcttttggttttattttttttttttcgaaaatcttttatAAGACTCACTAGTTGACCAACCTACAAAATTGTAACTCTATATCTTTTATAGCTTTGGAGAAAATGTATACCCtaattttgccctaatttgcaccctcacggaaaaacaattatatttaagaaaaaatgtttcaaataaaatttgttaatttttttataaggaacagttttttagctttttatattatatctctAACAGTTTGAAAGGTAGATCATAGGAACCCAAGACTTAATTttcctattttgctcattttcgaattcaacctcactttttatgtcctgagcacgctataaaaattttcagcatGATATGTCTTCATATTCGAGTGCTCGTGATGTTAGACGGACCGaaactgaaccaatttaattattttatgaatagctttaccaaaattttgtatgtaacatcatatttctaagcgttacgaagttgggactaaaattaatgtattttgaattttgatacatatttcatatacacagggtataaaaatcatgagtcttcatattataaaaaagatttattaaaaaacataataaaataaaaatacataaaataaaaaaattaattaataattatattataagagatcttaattttattattatacataaacagTTCCCGGCTTAAATTGAAGAGAAATACCTCCTTTAGCTTCTGTAAAGAATGCTTTCGGATTCAATTCTAATAAAGGTTTGCTAGCAACAGTAACAACTTcataatcttttaaaatgttgattAATCCAACTTTAGTTATTAATTGACCTAAACGTGCACctgtgaaaaaataataatagttaaaatttcaacaacaaaaataattgtgttCCGGAATCTGTTAAACGTGTAGATATATGAAATCGggtttttaacccccgagcttaaaaaaggggtgttataagtttgaccgctatgtgtgtgggttaaattcaattgaagaaaggcaaataattaaattcaattgaagAAAGCAACGAAAAGAATTTCTAGATTGCTAATGgtgataaatatattatgacaAATTTATGTAACTCACCTATACAATTACGAGGTCCATCGCCGAATGGCATGAAAACGTACGGTGGgattttatctttgttttcaTCATTGAATCGTTCCGGATCATAAACGTCaggatttttaaaatactgAGGATCTTTTTGCATACCAGCTAAGGATATTATAACCGGTGTACCTTTTTCAATTGTCAAATTTGTACCAGGAAATGTATATGTATCCAATGCTTCTCGATCTAAATATCCTAATGATGGATACAACCGCaatgtttctaaaaaaaattttagttgctTAATCTGACCGCGTTTTAtgacaattttgtaaatattatacctttaaaacaacaatctaaatatttcatttcaaatacaCTTTCGTAAGTTAATTTTCCTCCGTTTCGAGCCAATACTGTTTGAATTTCTTTACGTAATTTAATCTGTATTTCTGGATTGTATGATAATGAATAACAAGTAAATGACATGGCAGCTGAAGATGTATTCAAACCAGCCGCATAAAATAAAGCAATTTGTGCTACCAAGACATCACCATCCAATTCTGttcagaaataaattgaaaatgattagaaattgggtttttaaaaaattttcatgtaaacTTTTAACCATATACATAaacatcatataaaatttttggaacagATTACCTACACttaaccataaaaataatatttatttatcttccTCATTAAACCTACGTACTAAAATGAAGTTAtgcttaattaaagagaattgaaaaaattaagattactagacaagatatttgtcaatatttagtttacgctgtatgtatcatattaaaaaacatcaattataatcgagagaccatgatgtaaataaatatcgtatgcatgattaaaacttaacaaaaacaaaaagtaatgaaGTTATGCTATTGTTAAATACAtcaaaaaagaagatttttatcttttcaaaaaactaaacatCAGAGATTTTAAACATTGAATATTTAActtgaaaatctttttatgaaacgatctttgtataattaaaaatattgtgtattaaTCTTACTCAATTGAGATGGATTGCTGacaacttcttttttttgttctttattaTCCGCATCTTCAATAGTGCCATAATTTTTTAACGTTATTAAAGCATCAATCAAATCAGGacgttttatattattatcttgTCGCATTTTAACCGCACTCCAAAATAGATTTCGGTAGAATTGACTACCCATTTCACTAAATACTTTTAATCGTAATAATCGAGATAAAAATggtacaaaaaagaaaaacattaactCAGTTGCACGCCGTAATGTAACTGTAAAAAGACCTTTGGAAATTCGATCAAATTCAGTTTCTTCATCTTTAAATGAGTTTACACTTAGTCCCATTACAGTCGATACAATCGCATCTGTTGTATAGTTTTGACAAACGGATTTTCCTTCCAGTGTTTCAAAGACATGATTTTTCAGATAGccatttaaattttcaccattttcatTGACAAGAGGAAACATATTACGTAATTTACCAGAACTAAATATTGGTGATAATTTTGATCTTATAAAACGCCAATCATGAGTACTTTTCATCGAAAATAAGTTATATTCACCCAAAGGATCATCTTTATAGGTGGGTGCTGATGTTCgtggtataaaattattaaaatcttttatcaAAACGTATTTTGCTAATTCTGGATCACGTATTAACAAATATGGTCTTCGgaatatatataaaccaaaaaatttttcttttgtcttTCTATATTGGTCTGCGAAAAAATCAGTAATGTTTTGTTGAAATGTCACCGCATTATAAAAGTTGCCGAATATTAGTGTGGGTTTCTCGTATGGTATATTCTTATTCTTCCAATAATTATATgttgaagttaaaaaataatacacaattGACAAAGTAAcaattaataatgttaaaatatcagTAAACCAACTTGATGTAACCAATGCCATTTTgatgcaataataattttttaatttctaaaaaataataaaataattattattaaaattcttaaataaaaaaatattataaatgattttttttttcaaaatttgcaatAGGTGGTAACATCTTTTTGGACAAAGTGTTTCTTCTATTTAAGCGGTAATACCTTTTTGGACAAAATATCtcttattgaacaaccctgtTAAAATGGATCCATTCAAGGAATAGATCggataattttaatgaaatttgaaaatgaaaaaatttttgaaaaaagcacAGAAAGATAGAATTTTAAATCCAAAACATTTTACGGctagtagtttttgagttaagCACAATATGTACAGATACCCCGTAAAAGCATCACGCTGAAACTATTCAAAATGGTTTCATGGATGCTCAAAATGATACTTTCTTTCTTTACACCGGAAAGTAAAAATATTCGTATGTAAATTAGTATACATCACAAGGTGAGAACGGACAGGCACATGATGACTGAAAATCGGCCAGCGATAAGTATGAAAAGTTacttgattatttaaaatacagtattGATTGTTGAACATGATAAGCCATTCTTGCAGTTTAAGAGTACTCTAAGACTAACACaacaataaaattagtaataacataCCGGAACAAGAAGAATACTTCAACAATTATAagtaatgtaaatatttgaacTGATACCATAAAATTTCCCTTTCATGTCCGCACAATGTCAAATTAGCAATGGCAATATCTGCTCTTGacttgaataataaatacaattcatcATCATATCATTATTATCTCTTGCTTATGAATACCTACGTATCATCAAAAACATACAAGGGACAAGTTCCAAGTTATAATACACTAAAAGACAAATCATTGTTGAAGTTTTTTATATCATAGCCCTTTTTTTTACGCTTTACGATAATCGAGCAGATGTTAACTaactttggttttgttttgaaACTCAAGGTTAAATAAAAccacatcataaattaaaaCCTGTCCTTCAAACctaccaatttttatttgtaacaggtttaagatttttcaagaaattattattaaaagtcaatcTTTTCGGATCACGGAActctcaaaaaaattccaaattgcCAAATTAACCTAATTAAGTTCAATAAATTTCTTCTCGTTTCAATCTTTTACAGCGGATTTTTGTAACCCCCCGACTAtcaaagaggggtgttataaatttaacgtGTCTCTGTATCTatgtgtctgtctatggcatcagagctactaaacggatgaacatatttgattttttttgtttgtttgagagctaatttgatcgagaatgttcttagttatgttttcAGTTCGAGCTTAGGGTTTCCTACAAgataacaactaaaaaagaggtgGTGCATGTTCCAACGACTGAGCAGTATACACTCTTGATCAATTAACTTTAACAAAATAGAAACGAAGATCTTCTAAAGATTTTTCtgtgtataattttattcactATATATATCACTGTACTAAAATATTCCTCACACTTGGCCACTAAACTCCCGTGCGTATGTATTACATCACTTCGTAAATAATAGAggtaaataattgtataataataatactcaaaaacaagtattttaattagagatagtaattatttttattttgtttacaaacttTAATACAGATGACCAGTGGCGTATGTGGAATAAAAAAGATATGCACTCTTCAAAATGGTCCgatttgactatttttaaaggAGTCTATCTGATAGATCACAGGCTCTCGCTTTTAAAACTTTGTGATTACCTCAACGTGCAGGTTTAGCAACGGCATAAAGAACCCAAATTCAAAGATGAAGGCTAGATCAATTATCCGTAGGTGTATATTTCTGTCAAAAAAAGACACTAGTTTGTACACCAAATATCAGTGTTTGTGTAGAGAATCAATTAACGGcaattaaaaattccaaataatttcaatgtatttggccggaaatttgtttaaaaattattatgtaaaggGCTGTCCCTACTTTTTAATACTGGGCATTTTCAAGTatgaagaaacaaaaaaaacattccaaaagaaaacaatataacACGTCACtgagaaaaattaataacactGACATACCTTTTCgtaaatattatcttaaaagGTAGTGGCCATGTAAATAAATTACCTAATAAATGTAAACACTTATTGTCCATCATTCCATCCAGTCATCTCCTAAAGTAACAGACTCAAGGAAATTGAAGACATTATATGTATTACTAGCCGTATCCTGCGCGCTTCGCTGGACTTTTCCAACTTTGTAAACACGAAACACGTCATAAATCAATTctgttaaagaatgtttatgcaaaatttgaagtagattgaTTGCTTTATCACGTTGTTTCATACAAATTCCTCCGTTTTTAATCCTCCAAGTTTAATGTCTCTTCGATCAGtggtttaggctgtgcgttgatccatCAGTTAGTCAGCCTGTCAGTTAGTCAAGACAaagttattaatgtttttttacacttaactTTTTTTAGACTTGCTTGGCGGATCAATCATACCATGCGGGAAACTTTGCCAAATCAAAGTTGCGCGAGCTCTAGGTCCGTCAATTGAATGATATTCTCAATAGgcataaaatttcaatcattttgttCGCTTTTCCCTACTGTGCATCAGTAGTAAAGCACTTGTGCCGGTTTCTGATAAGGGGTACTTGACAAAAATACAgctatgtaaatttaattattagaacATATGCTTGCAATTTattagatattaatattttttccctGAAATACTAATGTACGTATGTTAATGAATTTGCAAATATAGATTatcttttaatttgataatgaaCCATTAGCTTTtgggtgtaaaaaaaattatttttgactttaATAAGctactatcattttaaattttgtttgattatcgTAAGATGAGCAACCATTTATGTATTAACCATTCCAAAAGAAGcgttttaattttgatacaagtgtACTTCTATGTCTGTCTTAAGATAATATATAAGAAGGTATTCCAATCCTGCAATGCATGATGGGAAATGTGTCAAATCAGACACACTAGCCGGGTTATAAAGTCGTTTCATGCTAACtcctcaaataataaaatttattttttaataataattcagcgtcagaaaaaattatttttacccttccataacaataataaataataattagtatgAGTTAGCATGAAACGACTTTATAACCCGGCTAGTGTGTCTGACACACTCGTGGTGGCGCGACCGCTTGACACATTTCCCATCATGCATTGCAGGATTGGAATACCTTCTTATATATTATCTTAGTCTGTCTCTAGTCGCACAGCTGTACGGATTGATCGAttgaaatttccatttttatttccaatatttataggttagaaattattttagctGTGTCAAATGAAAATTCGTTTACACTTTGGAgctatttattacttttaaaagaaGAGAAATCAATTGGTCATTTCAATCCGCTTTTGATGTACCTTACATTACTAAGtaaaattccttaaaaaaaattcgttattttttgtatacaatttttattacataagaGATTCTGATAAGTCAttaaaacggtaatttaatttttttctctgtcTTACCATGCTCTGTAATCAAACACGCCTACCAATAGTCAAAGCGTTAGAGTGGCTCTTATGGCCAATTCGAATATGACTTCGCTGAATTCAGGCTgatttttcttgatattttagtATCCTTCTTTGAAttagaattgaattgaattagaAGGTGAAAAcgcgcaaaaaaaattattgacaaattttctaggaatatagaaaatttgatttttttttataaacaaacaatttttgcacATTCTTTGACTTATTcgtaaagtttgaaatttcggtTTTTGTGCATATTTAGGCCATTTATTATTCGGAAGCTAGGAAACTTTTACTTCGAAAAGCTTAAATTATTCgagaaatattgtttttaataatatgcttataaaaaaaatgctcaATCAATGCCGTTTCTACCTAGCGAGCCTCGAAAATTAATCGTAttacaatgtatttttatattgtaaatatattgattgatttttttttttcgcggAAATTTTCGTAGTCTATTGAGATCAATGACTTCACCCAagtgttttttatgaaatgtaaaaccTCAACCATTATTCTAAAAACTTAAGTTTTAccgaaatattttcttattttttctaGTCTTTCTAAATGTCTGAGCAGATTTTTTGCCACATTTCTACCGTCAAGGCATTTATACCGTCGAAATTAGAATTCATAAGGCAAATACACAGAAAAAACCTGGAAAATCGGCAACCCCAATTGGCCACGGGGTCTCTTGAGCGTCTCGACtactcttaataattttttttcacataatatatgtaaaaatgatttagcAGATTTAATAATCAAgtcaatgaaaaaatttgttttattttatctttcttaaaatgatttattcaaGGCCTTTCGTCTATAAATTAATCAGTTTATGATtaagcattaatattttaaatatggtttGTCTTGTGGTCATTAAaatcaagaatatttttattgcttacaaattatcaaataataatttctgagaaattcaaatttaaatatgctTTTCATCTGTTTTTATCATAGAAAAAAAGGATAgcttatttaataacaaaaggtgcttcattatttattcatgatatatgaaaataaatcattacaaacaaacaaaaatgtttaagtCACCATTTGTGATTTTTGTATAGTCATCTCGAACattgacactttaaataagaaaaagaaatctataattactgttgaaaaaaatttttcaatcaccGTATTGAAAATAGTTTCCGCAAACTTGCTTAAAATAGTTCGAAGATCTCTTTCTTGCACGTAGGtaactgtaataataaatacttgtttgattctttaaagaacttaattttatagctacttttaattttcactgtatgaaataattgtagtataagtttaaaaaagacataattctgatttagtagtcaacccaatatgtgagttcattacgtttggtttgattagtatatttattatgacataacataaaaattgcattgtacttactttaaattatctttaacttctgataactttcacaactcaattttttaaatgataaaatataaattttcgacaaaaaatacaaattgatagttataaaaataattttgcattttctcaaaatttatggcaacctgaatcgattaaatcgatttagtttcctaggtaaccagcaaacaaatatcgtggtATAAGAaccatagttccaaaaaaataaGCTATACATTGAACGGGAATCACCTGGATGATCCTATGCACCTGCTGCAATATCGGAAATTAAAAACGAGTACATGCAATGTTATATCTACCTATTCATTATTCAGCGAATGAACTACacaagcttaaaattttttagatcgCTGCGCTACTTTGGATTTTAGGATATTATTGAACCTTATCTCATACGAATATCCATTGATATTCGTGTCATAAATCTAggatagtaaaatatttttacgatattcagcaacaaaataaaaatgaattttcatttagaTAAGCAATAGATTTGAAAACTAAAGtgagaattaatattttaaataatgtcaaTTGAAAATCGGATATTTTAGATAGAAATACTTTGTCGACTATAAGATACATCAAATATTAACGTATATTATTGCACGTTAATTTTTTGACActaattaccaaaaattattattaagaaatttaataacgCAAATTAACTAAAGGGAATCAAGGTACTAAAAACACTAACAAACACGGTCATTATTAAGTTTGcaaagaaaagttatttaaatgttaataaatattgcagGCTGCAAAAGGTGAAAAAGGAGAACGTGGTTTTAcggtaagaataaaaaatttattaaatcattctctcaaaaatattcttaagttttgaaacattatttacaaGTAAATTGATAGATTTACGTATCTTGATCAGTAATTATATTTGCATACCAATGATCGAAAATTATCATCCATCTCTTCAAATAAATAGTACCTATttacttgtaaataaattttattaaaattgcattttttttaaattcgtgtaATAGGTATAAAAGAAGCATTCTGGTTAAAGCATTCACAAAAAACAgctgaaatttgaaaaacaatcgaagcgtattaacggcaatatgatcccaAAAGAATTTCAGAACATTCGATCGAGTCATTTCGAGTCTTTCGAGTttctatttcttaaattttgtttaatttttataatgctgCGGAGTTATTCGTGTAGACTTGGAAGGTTCAcaccagactctatccacggcttgttcTATATAGTGTTCtccattatttcatttttataaaagctttttaaaaaaattttcatgaattacctaattttcattttcaaagattttattTGCCTCTAACATATTAATTACCACAATgcttctaaatttaaaaaaattgttgtaataaCCAGTAACAAATATGCCATTGCTAATATAGATGTGTCTAATATCCGCACAGAAAACCGAGCTTGTGtgctttttattaaacaaactgaaataataaattgactCTTCCAACATTTAAATAAGTTTCCAaatctacaaaaaaacaaaaaaaatatggtatttaaaaattcaaaagaagttAGTCAATGGTGGTAAAATCAGctctttttgattttgaaacaaatcaataaaattattctaaaaattaccTAAGCATCTACTTACTTTATCatgatataaaaaacaagtattcccttgaaacttttacacagtataattaaaaaacgtgctattttattatttggagCCATTGTCATTTGTGTTTACTCAAACTGCTGGCAAAGGTTGGGTTAGCAATCACAATCTAAAAATACGTAAGGAACCATCCATAAATATTGTCACaccaattttacgattttaaacCTACCCCCTCCCCCTTGTCCCA from Chrysoperla carnea chromosome 2, inChrCarn1.1, whole genome shotgun sequence includes these protein-coding regions:
- the LOC123294304 gene encoding cytochrome P450 6k1-like isoform X1, which gives rise to MALVTSSWFTDILTLLIVTLSIVYYFLTSTYNYWKNKNIPYEKPTLIFGNFYNAVTFQQNITDFFADQYRKTKEKFFGLYIFRRPYLLIRDPELAKYVLIKDFNNFIPRTSAPTYKDDPLGEYNLFSMKSTHDWRFIRSKLSPIFSSGKLRNMFPLVNENGENLNGYLKNHVFETLEGKSVCQNYTTDAIVSTVMGLSVNSFKDEETEFDRISKGLFTVTLRRATELMFFFFVPFLSRLLRLKVFSEMGSQFYRNLFWSAVKMRQDNNIKRPDLIDALITLKNYGTIEDADNKEQKKEVVSNPSQLKLDGDVLVAQIALFYAAGLNTSSAAMSFTCYSLSYNPEIQIKLRKEIQTVLARNGGKLTYESVFEMKYLDCCFKETLRLYPSLGYLDREALDTYTFPGTNLTIEKGTPVIISLAGMQKDPQYFKNPDVYDPERFNDENKDKIPPYVFMPFGDGPRNCIGARLGQLITKVGLINILKDYEVVTVASKPLLELNPKAFFTEAKGGISLQFKPGTVYV
- the LOC123294304 gene encoding cytochrome P450 6k1-like isoform X2: MALVTSSWFTDILTLLIVTLSIVYYFLTSTYNYWKNKNIPYEKPTLIFGNFYNAVTFQQNITDFFADQYRKTKEKFFGLYIFRRPYLLIRDPELAKYVLIKDFNNFIPRTSAPTYKDDPLGEYNLFSMKSTHDWRFIRSKLSPIFSSGKLRNMFPLVNENGENLNGYLKNHVFETLEGKSVCQNYTTDAIVSTVMGLSVNSFKDEETEFDRISKGLFTVTLRRATELMFFFFVPFLSRLLRLKVFSEMGSQFYRNLFWSAVKMRQDNNIKRPDLIDALITLKNYGTIEDADNKEQKKEVVSNPSQLKLDGDVLVAQIALFYAAGLNTSSAAMSFTCYSLSYNPEIQIKLRKEIQTVLARNGGKLTYESVFEMKYLDCCFKETLRLYPSLGYLDREALDTYTFPGTNLTIEKGTPVIISLAGMQKDPQYFKNPDVYDPERFNDENKDKIPPYVFMPFGDGPRNCIGARLGHESILYRS